A stretch of the Panthera uncia isolate 11264 chromosome D1, Puncia_PCG_1.0, whole genome shotgun sequence genome encodes the following:
- the MS4A14 gene encoding membrane-spanning 4-domains subfamily A member 14 isoform X2: MYGTRCHSHECHQFLGCGGWDYSNHYQLQGILSVLLVISIVELGISVTISSFRSKCWTTSDEIVFFLPSDVTQESELSVPEENTAVQFELQEQSSTADSTTNIQPVFIGGYTFFKLRVTRNPLASRHSRRRSSKTYYTSSVSVLDEQQKSISPPSQVYEERPKLKPLLPTLLERSTEKIPYAKQLKDEDLKSAIAQRPENQTQLLQSRALPLQVFPSSYIKKLQMLPPQALPVLASQAPTYHDTQSQGLTSEDMPYQDISSQESQYQSIPSQDTQALDMPYQYALSQNTPPQNTLAQDMPSKNILSQDMISQKPPSEGILYRDLHSQLQALPAQSMLLAAPAFHAAQSSNIQRLDQQALDLQHRNQQLARVSYQDMQSEVMLLTQEWKSQEEFQSRKSKKWQSLDWQNENLQSQKSHDLYRQNKGWQTPKQKSQDLQMQGQQSPRKKSLDQHIKDWLFPKRHSVEKQTQVKQTRQKSSDQQTKDQLLVLEEQSLRQRSPSGQRKYQEDKEEKSPKEQPKDRQDKAQQTDMEKSPKKQTQQEHTKDLQVREEKSPKEQPKDRQGKAQQTDMDTSPKKQPQYEEAENLQAQEEKSLKQLHQNWQSQIQEYQAWQSSSQQFQDRRIQGWRNKEWKAQELALEMPHSLRWESQAWQTQDLLEKEFPKQKALYQEAQNVHVITRRQQLQSIPFNDSQYQDEEQDLKSTDIQKEGMRTETVQIRHNKPESTKHQNLHNQQSEDKNPDCCFSCQSSVQDTNLAYLSDINSEQDVRKNISICSASYQDDMTLTSTSCSPKDQQQSEDSD; the protein is encoded by the coding sequence ATTGTATTTTTCTTGCCTTCGGATGTTACTCAAGAGAGTGAACTCTCTGTCCCTGAAGAAAATACTGCAGTACAATTTGAGCTTCAAGAACAGTCCTCCACTGCTGATTCAACGACAAACATACAACCTGTTTTCATTGGAGGCTATACTTTCTTCAAGTTAAGAGTCACAAGAAATCCTTTAGCCTCCAGACATTCAAGGAGGAGAAGCAGTAAAACTTACTACACATCTTCTGTGTCTGTGCTAGATGAACAACAGAAAAGTATTTCTCCACCTTCACAAGTTTATGAGGaaagacctaagctgaaacctTTGCTTCCCACATTGCTGGAAAGGTCCACAGAAAAGATCCCATATGCCAAACAGCTGAAAGATGAAGACCTAAAATCTGCTATTGCACAACGCCCAGAAAATCAAACCCAACTTCTGCAGTCCCGCGCTTTGCCACTCCAAGTTTTCCCATCCAGTTACATAAAAAAACTCCAAATGTTACCACCCCAGGCTCTGCCAGTCCTGGCATCTCAAGCCCCAACATACCATGACACACAGTCTCAAGGCCTGACATCAGAAGACATGCCATACCAAGACATATCATCCCAAGAATCACAATACCAGAGCATACCATCCCAAGATACACAAGCCCTAGACATGCCATATCAATATGCCCTATCCCAAAACACACCCCCCCAGAACACATTAGCCCAAGACATGCcatctaaaaatatattatccCAAGACATGATATCCCAAAAGCCGCCATCTGAAGGCATACTTTACCGAGATCTGCACTCCCAACTACAAGCTCTGCCAGCACAATCCATGCTACTTGCAGCCCCAGCATTTCATGCAGCCCAGTCCTCTAATATACAACGCCTAGATCAGCAAGCCCTAGATCTTCAACATCGAAACCAGCAACTTGCACGTGTATCATACCAAGACATGCAATCAGAAGTCATGTTACTGACCCAAGAATGGAAATCTCAGGAGGAATTCCAGAGCAGGAAATCCAAAAAGTGGCAATCCCTAGACTGGCAAAATGAAAACCTGCAATCCCAAAAGTCACATGATTTATACAGGCAAAACAAAGGCTGGCAAACTCCAAAACAGAAATCCCAGGACTTGCAAATGCAAGGCCAGCAATCCCCAAGAAAGAAATCCCTAGACCAGCACATCAAGGACTGGCTATTCCCAAAGAGGCACTCCGTAGAGAAGCAAACCCAAGTTAAGCAAACCAGACAGAAGTCCTCAGATCAGCAAACTAAAGACCAGCTGCTGGTCTTAGAGGAACAATCCCTAAGGCAGCGATCCCCAAGTGGACAACGTAAATATCAAGAGGACAAAGAGGAAAAATCCCCAAAGGAACAGCCCAAAGATAGGCAAGATAAAGCTCAACAGACTGATATGGAGAAATCCCCCAAGAAGCAAACCCAACAGGAGCACACTAAAGATCTGCAAGTCCGAGAGGAAAAATCCCCAAAGGAACAGCCCAAAGATAGGCAAGGTAAAGCTCAACAGACTGATATGGACACATCCCCCAAGAAACAACCCCAGTATGAGGAGGCTGAAAACCTGCAGGCCCAAGAGGAGAAATCCCTGAAGCAGCTACATCAAAACTGGCAATCCCAAATCCAGGAATACCAAGCTTGGCAATCTTCAAGCCAACAATTCCAAGACCGGAGAATTCAAGGCTGGAGAAACAAAGAGTGGAAAGCACAAGAATTGGCACTTGAAATGCCACATTCCCTGAGGTGGGAATCCCAAGCCTGGCAAACCCAAGATCTACTAGAGAAAGAGTTCCCAAAGCAGAAAGCTCTATACCAAGAAGCCCAAAATGTGCACGTCATAACTCGACGTCAGCAGTTACAAAGCATTCCATTCAACGACAGTCAGTATCAAGATGAGGAACAAGACCTTAAATCCACAGATATCCAAAAAGAAGGTATGCGAACAGAAACTGTGCAAATAAGACACAACAAACCAGAAAGCACGAAACACCAAAACCTACACAACCAGCAGTCAGAAGACAAAAATCCAGATTGTTGTTTCTCCTGCCAAAGCTCAGTACAAGACACAAATCTGGCCTATCTGTCTGATATAAATTCAGAGCAAGATGTGCGAAAAAACATTTCAATTTGCTCAGCTTCATACCAAGATGATATGACTTTAACTTCTACCTCGTGTTCCCCAAAAGACCAACAGCAATCTGAGGACTCTGACTAA